The DNA window ACCTGGACGCCCGTACCAGGGGCGTGTCGCCCTCGCCCAGGGAGCACAGCGGTCCCTGAACTGGAAGGCGGTCGTGGTAACGCGCCAGGCTGCCGCCGTGGCTGGGCGCCGGTGCCTGCAGGTGGCCGGGGTAGGCACACTCCAGGATGCCGCCACAGCAAGGGCACCCGCCCATACGGTCCGCCTCGAACTCGGAGCCGCAGTTCGGGCAGATGAGCCAGACCGTGCCGTCACGCGCCACGGGTGCCCCTCCTCGATCGCGGGTCGAGGGCGTCGCGCAGCCCATCCCCCAGCAGGTTGATGCCCAGGACGATGAGCACGATGGCCAGTCCGGGGAAGGTGCCCAGCCACCAGGCGATGCCCATGTACTGCTGCCCTTCGCTCAGCATGCTTCCCAGAGATGGGTCGGGCGGCTGTATGCCCAGGCCCAGGTAGCTCAGCCCCGCCTCGATCATGATCACGGTGGCCGTGCGCAGGGTGGCCGTCACCAGGATGGTGGGCATGGCGTTGGGGAGGATGCAGGTGCGGATGATCCGCGCGTCTCGGCATCCCACCGCCCGAGCCGCCTCGACGAACTCTTTTTCCCGCAGGGAGAGCACCTCTCCCCGCACCACCCGCCCGTACATCACCCACTGGGTGAACCCCAGCACCGCCACCAGCGTAGGCAGGCTGGATCCCACTACCGCTATGACCGCGATGGCCAGGAGCACCAGGGGAATGGACAGCTGGACGTCGCAGACGCGCATGAGCACGTCATCTACCCAACCGCCGAAGTACCCTGACAGCAGCCCCAGCGTGACGCCGATCAACCCAGAGAGGAGGACCGCTAGCCCTCCCACCAGCATGGAGATGCGCAGGCCGTAGATGACCCGGCTGAGCACGTCCCGACCCAGATGATCGGTGCCCAAGGGGTGGTCCCAGGTGCCACCCTCGCCCCACACCGGCGCCTGGAGTCGCTCCGCCAGCACCTGGGTGCGAGGGCTGTGGGGAGCCAGCACTGGCGCCAGTGCCACCACGAGGACCATGACCGACACTATCGCCAGGCCCAGAGCCACCCGCGGGTTCGTCCATACCCGGCTCGACGCGCGTCGTCGGGCGGTGGTCCCGGGGCGCCGTCGGTAGAGCCCTCCGGCCAGCACTCCATGTCCCAAACCTATCGAAAGATCCCTCGCCATACCTACGTCCTACTTGTGACTGCCTTCGCTTGCAGACACCACCTCACGTCCCCGTAGGGGTGGCCAACGCGGGCGCACGGCCTGTTCGCCCGCCGCGTCCGCGGGCGAACACGAGGTTCGCCCGCTACGCATATCGAATCCGCGGGTCTAGCAGCGTGTAGACCACGTCCACCAGCAGGTTCATCGCCACCACCACCGCCGACACGAACAGCACGTCGGCCTGGATCACAGGGAAGTCGCGCTGGTAGATGGAGTTGAGCGCCAGGCGACCGATACCCGGCCAGGCGAATATCTGCTCCGTCACCACCGCGCCGCCCATCAGGGTGGCGAAGGACATCCCCATCACTGTCACCAGAGGGATCATGGCGTTCTTGACCTCGTGGCGGATGGTGATGGTCCGCGGCCTGAGGCCCTTGGACTTGGCTGTACGAACGTAGTCGGCCGTGAGCACCTCCAGCATGCTGCTCCGGGTGAGCCGGGCGAACACCGCCACGAGAGAGAAGCCTAGCGTCACCCCCGGCATGACCAGGTGCAGAGGAGTCCCCCGCCCGGAGATGGGCAGAAGCCGCAACTGCAGCCCCAGCACGAGGATGAGCAGGATGCCGAGCCAAAAGCTGGGAAGAGACTGGCCCAGTAAGGTCACGCCCGTACCCACGTAGTCGAGCCAGGTGTTGCGCCGGATAGCGGAGGCCACCCCCAGGGGGATGCCCACCACTGCGGCGAAGGCCAGGGCGAAAGCGGCTAGCTGCAGGGTGGCGGGCAGCCGCTCCAGCACCAGGTTCATGGCCGGCACCCCGGCGAGAATGGACGTGCCGAAGT is part of the Anaerolineae bacterium genome and encodes:
- a CDS encoding ABC transporter permease, which encodes MARDLSIGLGHGVLAGGLYRRRPGTTARRRASSRVWTNPRVALGLAIVSVMVLVVALAPVLAPHSPRTQVLAERLQAPVWGEGGTWDHPLGTDHLGRDVLSRVIYGLRISMLVGGLAVLLSGLIGVTLGLLSGYFGGWVDDVLMRVCDVQLSIPLVLLAIAVIAVVGSSLPTLVAVLGFTQWVMYGRVVRGEVLSLREKEFVEAARAVGCRDARIIRTCILPNAMPTILVTATLRTATVIMIEAGLSYLGLGIQPPDPSLGSMLSEGQQYMGIAWWLGTFPGLAIVLIVLGINLLGDGLRDALDPRSRRGTRGA
- a CDS encoding ABC transporter permease; its protein translation is MARYLTRRALQSLLVLLGVSFVIFVISRLGGDPVSLMVGPDVQEAEREALRRQLGLDAPLYVQYLRFLSGAVRGDFGTSILAGVPAMNLVLERLPATLQLAAFALAFAAVVGIPLGVASAIRRNTWLDYVGTGVTLLGQSLPSFWLGILLILVLGLQLRLLPISGRGTPLHLVMPGVTLGFSLVAVFARLTRSSMLEVLTADYVRTAKSKGLRPRTITIRHEVKNAMIPLVTVMGMSFATLMGGAVVTEQIFAWPGIGRLALNSIYQRDFPVIQADVLFVSAVVVAMNLLVDVVYTLLDPRIRYA